The Oncorhynchus clarkii lewisi isolate Uvic-CL-2024 chromosome 31, UVic_Ocla_1.0, whole genome shotgun sequence genome includes the window GGTTGAGGTGGTGGAGAACAACAATGAGCTGTCCTACCCTAACAAGCAGAGGGACATGTATGAGCACTACCTCCTCCTCAAGTCCATAAAGAATGACATGGAGTGGGGCCTGCTGAAGAGGGAGATGAGCGGCGGGGCCAGCTTCCTGGAAATGGCAGTCAAGCAAGAGGAGCAGCAATCGATAACCAGGGGGCTCCCTGTCGACGAGAGCTCAGATCTGGAGGGCCAGTTCCACTACCACCTCAGGGGACTGTTTGGCGTCCTGTCAAAACTCACAGTGCAAGC containing:
- the LOC139390433 gene encoding mid1-interacting protein 1-like; the protein is MMQISSDPASNKNSLINVMHRFIAATNNMDETIMVPSLLRDVPLEEQESQQVEVVENNNELSYPNKQRDMYEHYLLLKSIKNDMEWGLLKREMSGGASFLEMAVKQEEQQSITRGLPVDESSDLEGQFHYHLRGLFGVLSKLTVQADHLTNRYKREIGGANFMR